Within the Aspergillus luchuensis IFO 4308 DNA, chromosome 5, nearly complete sequence genome, the region GGGAGAAGTTGCGGAGCTGTGGCGTAGTAGTTAAAGTTGTTGTTCGACCCGTACAAGCGTATTTTTGTATCGCTAGGTGCTGAGATGTCAAGTGCAGACTCGGAAGCGACGCGGTGGACTACGTGCAGTTGGGGGTCGCCGTGGTGGCCCTTGTCATCCAGGATGCGGATGGGGGACTTCGGTGGTTGGTATGGTGGAGGTAAGTCGGAGGGGATGCTGTCTGGCTATGGATTCTATTAGGAAATCAAGCATATTAAAAGGGAAGATTGGGCAACATGCGGTAAGTATTTCGCCAAGTTTCGCCTGGGATGGATCCGGCGGCTTAATGGATGAGGGCCTTGGTGATGAAATTGGATGTTGATCCGTTCCCGTGGGTGTCATCCCCATCGTACCTTGTCGACGGCCTGCCAGGCGATCCTGCTCTTGTCTGCCTCGTAAGTCCTCCCAGTATTCTATTGTTTCTGCTCTTGATGAGGTTGCGCTAGAAGTCGACTCTCCACGGATGAGGCCAAGGGTCACAAGGCGGGGGTTAGGGCTCTGGATGACATGTATTAACAAGGCCGTCTACTCAAATAGATACTTGCAAGCACTTACTGCTTGGGGTTGCAGCCCAAGGAACAGATGGGGACCCAGCTCGGCCAAGTTGAGCAGGTGGCTGGCAATGTTGAAATTGTCCATAAACAAGCTCCAGGCAATTGATAGATCCGAGTCGTCATCAGAGGTCCATTGCGAAGTGCCTATTAGCTCACCAAACTTGAGGCAGGAGTCAAGGTGGGATACGCAGGTCTGAAGTGCCTTTCCTACCTCCTCGGACTGTTCCTGTGGCATTGCTGTTGCTCTCTCAAAGAACTTGGATTGGATATTCTGTGTttcaatatattttagaGCGTGCTCAACGTCTGAATGAATTGACAGATGATCCTGACGCTTCAATTTCTCTCCGAAAATGTGGAGTCGAGAGAACAGTCGCTGACAGCAACGTACAAGCGTCTTTTGGCTCAACATCATGACTTCATTAGCTGATGTGGGTCGGAGATATGGAAGCAAAGTGGGTTTCCAGCTCTATCAACAGTAAAGGCAACGGATATCCCTGGCAGTCCTGTTGGAGTATGGGCTGGCCTTACTTTTCGGTGGGAACATTGCTGTCGGGGCTTGGTCTGATGCATCGGAAAGTGGCGCAAGTCCAGGCGGTCCATAATGTAGCAATCATATTAACGTCATATCATACCAGCTGCGTCAAATGGCAGCTTGACATCGCTGGTACATGCTTTATAATACGATCTTTAATCTACGGTAAAGATAGTTTGAAAACACGACCAATAACATAATTAGTGGGAGACATCTAAACTGGATGACGCTAGAAGGCCTGTTGAAATAAATTAACACCACTATGCTATATATTGTCGAATTTGACCTCTGCCATCTGTACAGAAACTCATGTGACTAATCGCCAGGTGATGTCTGAAAATAAGGAGAGACTGAAGATCCTCGCCCTTGGTAATTCCCCGACTAAGAATATGATTGCGGTGCTCGCTAACAAACTATCAGATGGCGGCGGTGTCAAGGGCCTATCATCATTGCTTATCCTAGAGAGAATCATGGCAAGGGTTGGTGCCAAGATGAAAAGGCCTGACTTGCAACCATATCAGTACTTTGACATCATTGGCGGAACGAGCACTGGAGGGTCAGTTTTACTGGGCATCGAGCCATTTCAATCATTTTATTATAAGCCGAAAGTCTTCAGGCTAACTCTACCAGAATTATTGCCCTTATGTTAGGCCGTATGAGGATGACTGTCGAAAGCTGCATCGCCGAATATCAGAAGCTTGGGAAGATTGTCTTCGGGGAGCCCCGGGGCCTCTTTCACGAAAACATGTTTGATGCGAAAGTCCTTGAAGAGCAGACAAAGAAAGTGGTGAAGAAGTACCTTGGGGATGAGAATGATCCTCTACTTGATCCtcttggagatgatgcgTGCAAGACGTAAGTCCCAGAACCTCGCAATCTTCCGTGCCACTACATATCAAATACTGCGCTGATCACACGCTAGCTGCAGCGTCGTCTACACCCTCCCGTACAGAGGTGCAACGCCTGAGGAGCCAGAGGCCCTGCGGACCTACATTAACGTCAATATCAACCCTAGGCCCAAACCCTGGACTATCTGGGAAGCGGTGCGCGCCACCTCGGCCGCTACAACCTTCTTCGAGCCCTTCATACACGGCCAGTCTGGCAGCGAGATCCGGTATATCGACGCTGGGTTGGGCTTCAACAACCCTGCCGATCTCGTGCTTGAGGAGGCTACGTCGCTGTGGACCGACAATGGCTACCTCGATCCAGAACGCGACATTGGATGCTTTCTGACCATCGGCACGGGCATCAGTAGCGTCACACGTATGGACAAGAAGACCATCACAGAGGCCATCACTGCCAAGGTTAGAAAGCCAGTGCAGGCTGTAGAGGTGTTAATGAAAATTGCAACCGGTACAGGGCCTACACATAGGAACGTGGCACGGCGCTTCAACCCTACCAGTAATGTGTACCAGCGTTTCGATGTGGATCAAGGCATTCAGGCCTTCAGTCTCTTCGAGCACGAGAGACGCGAGGACATTGAGGTCGACACGAATGCGTATTTAGGAAAACATTCTATAGGTGTGCAGTTGTCGCAGGCtgtagagaagatgaaggtcCTTGGTCTTCGAACACCCGAGTTAATGGAGGATCggaaggaagggggggaagtttATTCGGTGGGGGAAAATGGAGATGTCGACGACCAGAAGCTCAGGGACCGATTTGGAGCACTGAGGATGTAGGTTATCTGAAGGCATAGCATAACATCTTATTGCTTAGCTGAAGGTACGTAATTAGATCCAAACTGGATTTCCAACGTCATGCAAAGCACTGGGAGTCAAAGATTTCTGTGAATCAAGGCCGAGGTAgtcaatattattatctcctATACAAGGGTAGGTCCCGTCCGTCACCATTCCTGGTCGCATTCCTGCTGACACTGCAGAAATCGGCCATGTCCCTTACCTATGGAACGCTTTCGTTCAGGCAGATCTGCTCGACAAACGCTACAGAGGCATACTCGCCAGACGACTTCCCCAGGCTGACGAGTGGCAACTCTGCTTGCGTGGAAACCTTGCGCGGATAGCCTACGGCGTCGGACAGGAGGATCTAGAAACGACTGTCACTCGGCTAACTCTAGCTTACGAGGGACTGAGGGATACCTTCCGAATATACCGTCAGCTCTTCCACACCGCCCAGCAAGTGTTTGGTGAGACGAGCGTGACATACTGTTGGGCTGCGAAACGATTGGGAGCTTTGCTAGAGCTCTGGGGGTGTCAGAGTGAGGCTTTGGACTTGTACATTGAGGCACGGGCTGGCAAGTTGAGTTGGTTTACAACTGATCACTGGTCTACTAAGTGGCTAGAGAACAAGATCGCCGCACTAAGACACGCGCTTGTCGCACGCCAGAAGCCTGAATAAAGGGAGACATGCGCACTGAGTGAGCTTTGGGTAAGCAGCGAGTTCGTCCTGACGGTTCTTTGGGTAGGCATAGGTGTATCCAGCCAGTCTTTGGCCCTATACCAGGAGTATATTGACATTGCGGTGCAATACTATGAGGGTatgaaaatattaagtattcTAATTAGTCAGATCTCTGAAAAGGAGTAGTACAATACTATTAGAGTGCCTCCTTGGGACCCGAGCACGACCGCCTACCTGAGCACCCCAAAACCACGCATTTTGACTAAACTAACCTTActattagtactactaatacTACTAAGGCTACTAATACTACCATAATATTTAATCAGTATTAAGATTTACAAGAAACAGGATACTCCAGCTCAGGGTCAGGATTGGTTATCTTTGTAGACGCTTAATCCGCAGATGAAGTAGTAAGACTAATatatgattttatttatcaatcaaaaagaaaagtttcTCTTCAGACTCTACCGTTTCACGTGAAGCTGCaaatatcatatataaatattaatataaacaaCATGGTAACTAATTAAAATGATGCTGGATTCCTTCAGATTCCATGGGGTTGTTAAGAAACAACGTACGATATAGATATTGAAGTATAGGCTATCACTACGACCAAATGGGATTGAATAACGATGTAGTCTTTATTCAAGTAGTAGATATGAATATAGAGGTATAACAATTGAAGCATCGTAATTCACGACCTTTATTGCCTCCAAGTCACCATTTTACCAGGGTATATTAACTATCTCGCATTCCCCACCTGCCTGGTccttctaatataaatacaatCATCCTTTCCTGGGGAAACTTAgtctagaatatatttcaGTCTTTcattttatactatatttgaAATCTGCCCTATAGGGCCGGAGACCTACTTATACATATTGCAAACCTAGTAGTATAACAAGGTCTAGTTCAGTAATATGTTTAACTGCCAAGCAAGGACAGCTCCGTTATCGACCACAtggaagtggaggaggtggtatCGTCAAACTACTGAGTACCGCCCTTGAGCGACCCAGGAGGAGGCCTGCCGTGTAGTAGTGCTCTGCCGACTATAAAAATCGAGGCCGGAGGCCTACTAGGCTTCCCAAAAGAGAGGAGACCCTTATCATTCCGAAAAAGGTTATCGCGCGAAGCCGCAGCTGCGGAGGTGTGGATGACTGAAAACAACTACCTTATAGGGGACATGGTGACCCCAAAGCTATACAACACCATAGCGTTATTCCTTACACGTGGAAGGATATCTTAGACCACCTATGAATACGAGGCATCATATGTGGAATTATGAGGGAAATTGGTCACCTAGGCCGCGGTAGCCGACTCGAATTAACAACTTAATGCAACCCGGACTGTATGTTCCGCCAGGTGATGTACTCATCACATCATGCTTGCACGGATTTACCACTGATGGTCCCCAAAGTGACACCTATCAGCTATTCAGAGCAGACAGAGCGACAAATCCTCGTAACGTGTCTTCGAGCTGACTCCTTTACTTGATTATAGAAAATTGCCCGAAGGGGTATCTTCTCGTTTGCCTTTCGCAAGGAATACTATACAACGAATCCGCGAAAATGCCCTCCAGTACTACCAGAAACCGTGTTATCCTAGAGGGGCTGTTCAAGACCATACTAGAGTGGAGGAAAAATGTGCCTAAGGATGGACATGTCAATATTCGCAGCCTGAAAGATGTCGAACACGTGGTTCAATTTGATTTCGAAAACCTGGACAATGCGGAATCCAACCTGGCATTGGTTCCTCCTGTTTTGTTTAAGCCGATGGATTTGGCAGATTTGGAGAAGCATCCAGTCGATCCGGAGCTGGCACGAGAGTTCCTTGACATTGATCAGGACGATAGCAACAGGGACTTCCCAATCGGACCGATACATCATGTACGTCAAATATCTACACTCATCGAAGACCGCACTACTCGCGAGGCCCGGTCTCAGCAGAATCTCTATAGTGTGGAGTAAGTTTCTTTCTACTTACTGGGTGACAAAAAAGGCTTTCTGAAAACATTCCATATCAGAGCTCCCGAAAGCACGTTTTGGCTGGAAGCCATACTAGCTTACAACTACAGTAACAACGGTTGGTGGACAACCGAGTGTCTGGTAGAGCCATGCAGCGACAATGGTAAAGTTTATCCACACTTAGCcttccatcttctcgacAATAAAGAGGCCTGGGAAGACGCCATTCTGTACTCAGAGCTGTGCGCGATTGTCGAGGCGATGAAAGGCCGTGCGAATCAACGACTGGTGGATTCTGAAAGCGCCCGGGAGGAACTTGACGAGTGTGACGGTAGAGGCAAAGAAGCGCACCCATATCTCTTTGATAATGAAGAGCATTTCCCTGTACTTATAGTGTCATGCGTCCTACCTCAACATGCTAGACTCTTCATGGCATGTATGAGCCAGCGGAAACTAGTAATAAGACAATCCAAGCTGTACAGCTTCGAATGGAAGGACGAGGCACCGGTGGACTTGTTTGCTCGCGTGTACTTAAGCAAGCCTTTGGTGCCACGGATCTAGGGCTGGCAAGCGATATTGGGGGTTAATACCCAATTGAGCATTCAACAGTACTGAAATAAGACAGCGCCGGGTTCCGCAAAAGATAATCACTGCTGAGACATATCTCTTCATCTGCTCTCCAGATACAtgcaataatattattcatgGTCTAATCCTAGACTCTTACTTGATACAATATTAACCGACATGAGTCCTTCGAGAGGGATCTCGCAGCTGTATGTCCTAGTGTCTTGGCTTTAGCCGAATCAACCATTTTCCTTCTGTCAACTTCATTAAATAGCACGATGTATGCTTCGTAGTGAGTAGAGTTCTGTTTCGCGATTAGATCCAGTAGTTGTCATCGAAATATCCAACAACCTGGAACGTTGTATCTTGTTTACATGCATCATGGTTAGGAGTACACTTCGAAGAAGCATGAAATCATGTTGTAGGAGATGGGAGTCAATACCGAAAATGCCCTTTTACGCATCAGCTGCTCTTTTCGGGAGGCCCAGCCAAGACAGCCGAGAGAATGGGTGCAGAATCCGCGGCAGGCATGGATCGTCAGTCTGATAGCACTCGGGATTTCCGATCCCATTCCGACGTTGCCAtgaaattttaaattatgaTAGACCGTGCATCGGCCGCTTACTAACAGCTTGTCCATTCAAGCCCCTGTCTTGGCGGAAGAGATAATTGTCGTGATTGACATGTCTATCCACATTGGGGCCTACAGAAACTAACTTAGCCATACAGTGAAGACATCTTGTAGATCTCGGCACATTTCGGATTTCAGCATTTGTACCGAGGAGCTTCGGTAC harbors:
- a CDS encoding uncharacterized protein (COG:S;~EggNog:ENOG410PWXV;~InterPro:IPR016035,IPR002641;~PFAM:PF01734;~TransMembrane:1 (i48-66o);~go_process: GO:0006629 - lipid metabolic process [Evidence IEA]) — protein: MSENKERLKILALDGGGVKGLSSLLILERIMARVGAKMKRPDLQPYQYFDIIGGTSTGGIIALMLGRMRMTVESCIAEYQKLGKIVFGEPRGLFHENMFDAKVLEEQTKKVVKKYLGDENDPLLDPLGDDACKTCSVVYTLPYRGATPEEPEALRTYINVNINPRPKPWTIWEAVRATSAATTFFEPFIHGQSGSEIRYIDAGLGFNNPADLVLEEATSLWTDNGYLDPERDIGCFLTIGTGISSVTRMDKKTITEAITAKVRKPVQAVEVLMKIATGTGPTHRNVARRFNPTSNVYQRFDVDQGIQAFSLFEHERREDIEVDTNAYLGKHSIGVQLSQAVEKMKVLGLRTPELMEDRKEGGEVYSVGENGDVDDQKLRDRFGALRISKLDFQRHAKHWESKISVNQGRGSQYYYLLYKEIGHVPYLWNAFVQADLLDKRYRGILARRLPQADEWQLCLRGNLARIAYGVGQEDLETTVTRLTLAYEGLRDTFRIYRQLFHTAQQVFGETSVTYCWAAKRLGALLELWGCQSEALDLYIEARAGKLSWFTTDHWSTKWLENKIAALRHALVARQKPE
- a CDS encoding uncharacterized protein (COG:S;~EggNog:ENOG410Q2TG), producing the protein MPSSTTRNRVILEGLFKTILEWRKNVPKDGHVNIRSLKDVEHVVQFDFENLDNAESNLALVPPVLFKPMDLADLEKHPVDPELAREFLDIDQDDSNRDFPIGPIHHVRQISTLIEDRTTREARSQQNLYSVEAPESTFWLEAILAYNYSNNGWWTTECLVEPCSDNGKVYPHLAFHLLDNKEAWEDAILYSELCAIVEAMKGRANQRLVDSESAREELDECDGRGKEAHPYLFDNEEHFPVLIVSCVLPQHARLFMACMSQRKLVIRQSKLYSFEWKDEAPVDLFARVYLSKPLVPRI